The proteins below are encoded in one region of Candidatus Reconcilbacillus cellulovorans:
- a CDS encoding L-ribulose-5-phosphate 4-epimerase: MLDELKEAVWRANLDLPRYRLVTFTWGNASGIDRNRGLVVIKPSGVPYEELRPEDMVVVDLDGRVVDGRLKPSSDTPTHLALYRAFADIGGVVHTHSPWATIWAQAGRPIPPFGTTHADYFYGEIPCTRRMTEEEIRGAYELETGNVIIETFRGRNPADVPGVLVHGHGPFAWGKDAHDAVHNAVVLEEVAKLAYRTVRLNPDARPIDRVLLDKHYLRKHGADAYYGQKPARSEETV, translated from the coding sequence ATGCTCGACGAGCTGAAAGAGGCGGTATGGAGGGCGAATCTCGATCTTCCCCGTTACCGGCTGGTGACGTTTACGTGGGGCAACGCAAGCGGCATCGACCGGAATCGGGGACTCGTCGTCATTAAACCGAGCGGCGTACCTTATGAGGAGCTGCGGCCGGAAGACATGGTCGTCGTCGATCTCGACGGCCGCGTCGTGGACGGCCGGCTGAAACCGTCGTCTGATACGCCCACCCATCTGGCGTTATACCGAGCTTTCGCCGACATCGGCGGCGTCGTCCACACGCATTCGCCGTGGGCGACGATCTGGGCGCAGGCGGGCCGGCCGATTCCGCCGTTCGGCACGACGCATGCGGACTATTTTTACGGCGAAATCCCGTGCACGCGCAGGATGACGGAGGAGGAAATCCGCGGCGCTTACGAGCTCGAGACGGGAAATGTGATCATCGAAACGTTTCGCGGCCGGAACCCCGCGGACGTTCCCGGCGTGCTCGTCCATGGCCACGGGCCGTTCGCGTGGGGGAAAGACGCTCACGATGCTGTTCACAATGCAGTCGTTCTGGAAGAAGTGGCCAAACTTGCGTACCGAACGGTGCGGCTGAACCCGGACGCGCGGCCGATCGACCGCGTGCTTTTGGACAAGCATTATTTGCGCAAACACGGCGCAGACGCTTACTACGGACAAAAGCCGGCTCGGAGTGAAGAGACGGTCTGA
- a CDS encoding type I-C CRISPR-associated protein Cas5: MGYGIRLHVWGDYACFTRPEMKAERVSYDVMTPSAARGILEAIHWKPAIRWVVDRIHVLNEIRFEMIRRNEVSNKIPVRNIKDAMSSGEPLRQVAPDERQQRATLMLKDVAYVVEAHFELTGFGEASETEEKHYNIVLRRARHGQCFHRPYLGCREFAAHFRLIEEDEPLPTSFYADVEEKDLGWMLHDIDYEHDMTPKFFRAVMRRGVIDVPRFSSGGIVS, from the coding sequence GTGGGCTACGGCATCCGTCTGCACGTCTGGGGCGATTACGCCTGCTTCACCCGTCCTGAAATGAAAGCCGAACGCGTCAGCTACGACGTGATGACGCCTTCGGCAGCGCGCGGCATTCTGGAAGCTATTCACTGGAAACCCGCGATCAGGTGGGTGGTCGACCGGATTCACGTGCTGAACGAAATCCGGTTCGAAATGATCCGGAGAAATGAGGTGTCGAATAAAATCCCCGTGCGCAACATCAAAGATGCTATGTCGTCGGGCGAACCGTTGCGCCAGGTGGCGCCGGACGAACGCCAGCAGCGCGCCACGCTCATGCTGAAAGACGTCGCCTACGTCGTCGAGGCGCATTTCGAACTAACCGGCTTCGGCGAAGCGAGTGAAACGGAGGAGAAACATTACAATATCGTTCTGCGCCGCGCGCGCCACGGCCAATGCTTTCACAGGCCGTACCTCGGCTGCCGCGAATTCGCCGCGCATTTCCGGCTGATCGAGGAAGACGAACCGCTGCCGACGTCGTTTTACGCCGACGTCGAGGAGAAAGATCTCGGCTGGATGCTGCACGATATCGATTACGAGCACGACATGACGCCGAAATTTTTCCGCGCGGTCATGCGCCGCGGCGTCATCGACGTGCCGAGATTTTCGTCCGGAGGCATCGTGTCATGA
- a CDS encoding glycosyl hydrolase, translated as MNLLPSFPPHAFDGRLEDVRRRLEAKLSRMRIRLHGKTPHAAPDGVYDDTALDWWTSGFWPGILWIMYGLTGDQAWRDEAWPWDERLETCFLAESDLHHDVGFQFLPTAVLKYKLTGDRDARRRGLFAAQFLAGRFNPKGKFIRAWNEPDESVGWSIVDSTMNLSLLYWAAEESGDPRFRHVADAHAGTIVEHFVRPDGSVRHICVFDPATGEWRGALGGQGFGPDSAWSRGTAWALYGLANVYRYTGDTRFLDASKRVAHFFISALEPDRVPLWDFRVVPRDGQPRDSSAAAIAASGLIELAALVPPAERPIYANAARDILLSLTDRYADWNPDRDGVLLAGTGHMPEKKNINVSLIYGDYYYVEAVAKLLGWPHRVF; from the coding sequence ATGAACTTATTGCCGTCTTTTCCGCCGCACGCGTTCGACGGCCGACTAGAGGACGTGCGGCGCCGCCTGGAAGCAAAACTTTCGCGCATGCGCATCCGACTGCACGGGAAAACGCCCCATGCTGCACCGGACGGCGTTTACGACGACACCGCGCTCGACTGGTGGACGTCCGGTTTTTGGCCCGGCATACTGTGGATCATGTACGGCCTGACCGGCGACCAAGCGTGGCGCGATGAGGCCTGGCCGTGGGACGAACGGCTGGAAACGTGCTTTCTCGCTGAATCCGACCTCCACCACGACGTCGGATTCCAGTTCCTTCCTACCGCCGTGCTGAAATACAAACTGACCGGCGACCGCGACGCGCGGCGGCGCGGCCTGTTCGCCGCCCAGTTTCTCGCAGGACGGTTTAACCCGAAAGGCAAGTTCATCCGCGCCTGGAACGAACCGGACGAAAGCGTCGGCTGGTCCATTGTCGATTCGACGATGAACCTATCGCTACTGTACTGGGCGGCGGAAGAATCCGGCGATCCGCGCTTTCGGCACGTCGCCGACGCCCACGCCGGGACGATCGTCGAGCATTTCGTGCGACCGGACGGTTCCGTTCGGCACATCTGCGTGTTCGATCCGGCGACCGGGGAATGGCGCGGCGCGCTCGGCGGACAGGGTTTCGGCCCGGATTCCGCCTGGAGCCGCGGTACCGCTTGGGCGCTGTACGGCCTGGCCAACGTTTATCGATACACCGGCGACACGCGATTTCTCGATGCGTCGAAACGAGTCGCCCACTTTTTCATCAGCGCGCTCGAGCCCGACCGCGTGCCGCTCTGGGATTTTCGCGTCGTGCCGCGCGACGGCCAGCCGCGCGACTCGTCCGCTGCGGCGATTGCGGCGTCCGGCCTGATCGAGCTCGCCGCGCTTGTTCCGCCTGCCGAACGTCCGATCTACGCTAACGCGGCACGAGACATCCTCTTGTCGCTGACCGACCGCTACGCGGACTGGAACCCGGACCGCGACGGCGTCCTGCTGGCCGGCACCGGCCATATGCCGGAAAAGAAAAATATAAATGTTTCCCTCATCTACGGCGATTATTATTATGTGGAGGCCGTCGCCAAACTGCTCGGCTGGCCCCATCGCGTGTTCTGA
- a CDS encoding type I-C CRISPR-associated protein Cas7/Csd2, with amino-acid sequence MPLSKRYEFTLFYDVQNGNPNGDPDAGNLPRIDPETGHGLVTDVCLKRKVRNYVEIVKAGAPGYQIYVTEGAILNEKHRLAYKAVRNDSNVETAKELNPANKNEAAELTRWMCANFYDVRAFGAVMSTGINCGQVRGPVQFTFSRSADPIVAHEVTITRVAVTREGESKDREMGRKHIVPYALYRMNGYVSALLSEQTGFSEEDLELLWEALTHLFEHDRSASRGQMTVRKLIIFEHSTALGNAPAHVLFESIGVERLADRPPRDFSDYRIHLDRGRIPPEVRVIER; translated from the coding sequence ATGCCGCTGTCGAAACGTTACGAGTTTACGCTCTTTTACGATGTCCAAAACGGCAACCCCAACGGCGATCCCGACGCCGGCAACCTGCCGCGCATCGACCCGGAGACCGGCCACGGCCTCGTCACCGACGTCTGCCTTAAGCGCAAAGTCCGCAATTACGTCGAAATCGTCAAGGCCGGCGCGCCGGGTTACCAGATTTACGTCACCGAAGGCGCGATCCTGAATGAGAAACATCGCCTCGCCTACAAGGCGGTACGGAACGATTCGAACGTCGAAACCGCCAAAGAACTGAACCCGGCCAACAAAAACGAAGCGGCTGAGCTGACACGTTGGATGTGCGCCAATTTCTACGACGTCCGCGCGTTCGGCGCCGTCATGTCGACCGGCATCAACTGCGGCCAGGTGCGCGGGCCGGTGCAGTTCACCTTTTCCCGTAGCGCCGACCCGATCGTCGCCCACGAAGTGACGATCACCCGCGTGGCCGTCACCCGCGAGGGCGAGTCGAAAGACCGCGAAATGGGCCGCAAACATATCGTCCCGTACGCGCTGTACCGGATGAACGGCTACGTGTCCGCGCTGCTCAGCGAGCAGACCGGCTTTTCCGAAGAAGATCTCGAACTGCTCTGGGAAGCGCTCACTCATCTGTTCGAACACGACCGGTCGGCGTCGCGCGGTCAGATGACCGTACGCAAACTGATCATCTTCGAACACTCGACGGCGCTCGGCAACGCCCCGGCACACGTCCTGTTCGAAAGTATCGGAGTCGAACGGCTCGCTGATCGACCGCCGCGAGACTTTTCCGATTACCGGATCCACCTCGACCGCGGGCGCATCCCGCCGGAGGTCCGCGTCATCGAGCGATGA
- a CDS encoding CRISPR-associated protein Cas4 translates to MSGGDAKPMLMLSGVQHFAFCRRQWALIHIEQEWRENVRTFEGRLLHERVDDGLFESRGDVLIARSLHVASERLGVYGIVDVVEFHALAEGEPADDAVRLPGRRGLWKPRPVEYKRGRPKADDWDRIQLCAQAMCLEDMFGVRVPEGWLYYGETRHRHPVRFDDELRRRVVELFSLMHEWFERGYTPPPVRTPKCRNCSLKDICLPKLDRDRSNDYLEKHLSEIEEDT, encoded by the coding sequence ATGAGCGGCGGCGACGCCAAACCGATGCTGATGCTGTCCGGCGTGCAGCATTTCGCCTTTTGCCGGCGGCAGTGGGCGCTCATCCACATCGAACAAGAGTGGCGGGAAAACGTCCGCACGTTCGAAGGGCGTCTGCTCCACGAACGCGTCGACGACGGCCTGTTCGAAAGCCGCGGCGACGTGCTGATCGCCCGCTCCCTTCACGTCGCGTCCGAACGGCTCGGCGTCTACGGCATCGTGGACGTCGTCGAATTCCATGCCCTGGCCGAGGGAGAGCCGGCAGACGACGCCGTCCGGCTCCCCGGCCGGCGGGGCCTCTGGAAACCGCGCCCTGTCGAATACAAACGCGGCCGCCCGAAAGCCGACGACTGGGACCGCATCCAGTTGTGCGCGCAGGCGATGTGTCTGGAAGACATGTTCGGCGTCCGCGTGCCGGAAGGCTGGCTCTACTACGGCGAGACGCGGCACCGGCATCCGGTCCGGTTCGACGACGAATTGCGCCGCCGGGTCGTCGAACTGTTCTCCCTCATGCACGAATGGTTCGAGCGCGGCTACACCCCGCCGCCGGTCCGGACGCCGAAATGCCGCAACTGCTCGCTGAAGGACATCTGTCTGCCGAAACTCGACCGCGACCGCTCGAACGACTATCTTGAAAAACATCTTTCGGAAATCGAGGAGGATACGTGA
- a CDS encoding ribulokinase, producing MGKKYAIGVDFGTESGRAVLVDLEDGTEVADHVTPYPHGVIDERLPDSDVRLEDEWALQHPGDYLEVLFRSVPEVVRASGVAPADVVGIGIDFTACTMLPIDERGEPLCLKPEWKRRPHAWVKLWKHHAAQDEANRLNAIAAERGEPFLPRYGGKLSSEWMIAKVWQILNEDPEIYETADRFVEATDWVVFKMTGNLLRNSCTAGYKAIWHKRDGYPSRDFFRALDPRLERLVETKLRGDVVPLGTKAGGLLPEMAERMGLLPGTAVAVGNVDAHAAVPGVGVVTPGKMVMVMGTSICHMLLGTEEKHVDGMCGVVEDGIIPGYLGYEAGQSAVGDIFAWYVEQGVPAYVAEAARSEGVGVHEWLERRASAYRPGEIGLLALDWWNGNRSVLVDADLSGLIVGMTLLTKPEEIYRALLEATAFGTRKIIDAFEENGVPVEELYACGGLPQRNRLLMQIYADVTNREIKVAESKHTPAVGAAMFGAVAAGKAAGGYDSIVEAASRMARVRRETYRPIPENAAVYAELYREYVRLHDYFGRGENDVMKRLKAIRERVRTGRD from the coding sequence ATGGGCAAAAAATATGCGATCGGCGTTGATTTCGGCACGGAATCCGGCCGGGCGGTGCTGGTCGACCTGGAAGACGGAACGGAAGTCGCCGACCACGTCACGCCGTATCCGCACGGCGTCATCGACGAACGGCTGCCGGACTCGGACGTCCGGCTCGAGGACGAGTGGGCGCTGCAGCATCCCGGCGATTATCTCGAGGTGCTGTTCCGGTCGGTACCGGAAGTCGTGCGCGCCTCCGGCGTCGCCCCCGCGGACGTCGTCGGGATCGGCATCGATTTTACGGCCTGCACGATGCTGCCGATCGACGAGCGCGGCGAGCCGCTGTGCCTGAAGCCGGAGTGGAAGCGCCGTCCGCACGCCTGGGTGAAGCTGTGGAAACACCATGCGGCGCAGGACGAGGCGAACCGGTTGAACGCGATCGCGGCGGAGCGCGGCGAGCCGTTTTTGCCGAGGTACGGCGGGAAACTTTCATCGGAGTGGATGATTGCAAAAGTTTGGCAAATTCTTAACGAGGATCCGGAAATTTATGAAACGGCCGACCGGTTCGTCGAAGCGACGGACTGGGTCGTTTTCAAAATGACCGGTAATCTGCTGCGCAACAGCTGCACCGCCGGCTACAAAGCGATCTGGCACAAACGCGACGGTTACCCGAGCCGCGACTTTTTCCGCGCGCTCGACCCGCGGCTGGAGCGGCTGGTCGAGACGAAGCTGCGCGGCGACGTCGTGCCGCTCGGCACGAAGGCCGGCGGGCTTTTGCCGGAGATGGCCGAACGCATGGGGCTTTTGCCTGGGACGGCCGTGGCGGTCGGCAACGTCGACGCGCACGCGGCGGTGCCGGGCGTCGGTGTCGTGACGCCGGGCAAAATGGTCATGGTGATGGGTACGTCGATCTGCCACATGTTGCTCGGAACCGAGGAAAAGCACGTCGATGGCATGTGCGGCGTCGTCGAGGACGGCATCATCCCCGGCTATCTCGGCTATGAGGCGGGCCAGTCGGCCGTCGGCGACATTTTCGCGTGGTATGTGGAGCAGGGCGTGCCGGCCTATGTTGCGGAAGCGGCGCGGAGCGAGGGCGTCGGCGTCCACGAATGGCTGGAGCGGCGCGCTTCGGCGTACCGGCCGGGAGAAATCGGGCTGCTTGCGCTCGACTGGTGGAACGGCAACCGGTCCGTGCTGGTCGACGCCGACTTGAGCGGCCTGATCGTCGGGATGACGCTGCTGACGAAGCCGGAGGAAATCTATCGCGCGCTTCTGGAAGCGACGGCGTTCGGCACGCGGAAAATCATCGACGCGTTCGAAGAAAACGGCGTGCCGGTGGAAGAGCTGTACGCCTGCGGCGGGCTGCCGCAGCGCAACCGGCTGCTCATGCAGATTTACGCGGACGTGACGAACCGGGAAATCAAGGTGGCCGAATCGAAACATACGCCGGCCGTCGGCGCGGCGATGTTCGGCGCGGTGGCCGCCGGGAAGGCGGCGGGCGGTTACGACTCGATCGTCGAGGCGGCGTCCCGGATGGCCCGCGTGCGCCGCGAGACGTACCGGCCGATCCCGGAAAACGCGGCGGTCTATGCGGAACTCTACCGCGAATACGTGCGGCTGCACGATTATTTCGGGCGCGGGGAAAACGACGTGATGAAGCGGTTGAAGGCGATCCGCGAGCGCGTGCGGACCGGGCGAGACTGA
- a CDS encoding type I-C CRISPR-associated protein Cas8c/Csd1: protein MILQALYERYVQLSSRPDSGIAPPYSSSAKVSFALEISPDGELLRVVDVRAQQGKKLVPVEMIVPEQGGRSSNIKAHFLCDKSDYLLGFAVKKTSSAGQPQKIATSEHFDASMELHFNVLGDCSDPEAQAVVRFFERWDPDAAADHPALAAIPDLWKEGANALFVFRVRGQPGFVHQNPAILQAWSRYKSSSNLEGARFGQCLITGLPDQPIARTHEIKIKGVRNAQAAGASLVSFNKDAFVSFGKEQSYNAPVSIDAAFGYATALNALLASDRHRMTGIGDMTVVFWAGQRQGAPTAEAEAVEALFLAFFRDAGTDRENEPEPEHAATTALVRDLFARIRSGQAVSPDMLGNVDAPFYVLGLAAPSQARLTVRLWWQGEFGSLVARLIQHAEDMAIHDGKEVSGPPPLSRLLRETIPRNAREPDKHLSPVMAGELFRSILTGGLYPQSFLNAMINRIRADGDVNTIRVAAIKAWLSRYARIHRADTLKEVITVALNKETTHPAYRLGRLFAVLEKAQADAAGGYDKLNATIKDRYFGAASATPAAVFPLLIRLAQHHMAKSEYGRLRDMEIQEILDGIETFPAYLDLIQQGLFVLGYYHQKNEFFTKKS from the coding sequence ATGATTTTGCAGGCGCTCTACGAACGGTACGTTCAGTTGTCGTCGCGGCCCGATTCGGGGATTGCCCCGCCGTATTCGTCCTCGGCGAAAGTGTCGTTCGCGCTGGAAATTTCGCCGGACGGCGAGCTGCTTCGGGTCGTCGACGTCCGCGCCCAGCAGGGCAAAAAACTCGTCCCGGTCGAGATGATCGTCCCGGAACAGGGGGGCCGCTCCAGTAACATCAAGGCGCACTTCCTGTGCGACAAGTCCGACTATCTGCTCGGGTTCGCCGTCAAAAAAACCAGCTCGGCCGGTCAACCGCAAAAGATCGCGACGTCGGAACATTTCGACGCCAGCATGGAGCTGCATTTCAACGTGCTCGGCGACTGTTCCGACCCGGAAGCGCAGGCGGTCGTCCGGTTTTTCGAACGATGGGATCCCGACGCAGCGGCCGACCATCCCGCGCTTGCTGCCATACCCGACCTGTGGAAAGAAGGCGCCAACGCCCTGTTCGTCTTCCGCGTCCGCGGCCAGCCCGGCTTTGTTCATCAAAATCCGGCGATCCTGCAGGCGTGGAGTCGGTACAAATCGTCTTCCAACTTAGAAGGTGCTCGCTTCGGACAATGCCTGATTACCGGTTTACCGGACCAACCGATCGCCCGGACACATGAGATCAAGATCAAGGGAGTCCGAAACGCGCAAGCTGCTGGAGCAAGTCTCGTGTCGTTCAACAAAGATGCCTTTGTGTCATTCGGCAAGGAACAAAGCTACAACGCTCCGGTCAGCATCGACGCCGCGTTCGGCTATGCGACCGCACTGAACGCGCTGCTCGCCTCCGATCGGCACCGGATGACCGGCATCGGCGACATGACCGTCGTCTTTTGGGCGGGCCAGCGCCAAGGCGCCCCGACGGCGGAAGCGGAAGCCGTCGAAGCGTTGTTTCTCGCCTTTTTCCGCGATGCCGGAACAGACCGTGAAAACGAACCCGAACCTGAGCATGCGGCGACGACCGCGCTCGTTCGCGACCTTTTCGCCCGCATCCGCTCGGGACAGGCCGTTTCACCGGACATGTTGGGTAATGTCGACGCACCGTTCTACGTGCTCGGACTTGCCGCTCCCAGTCAGGCAAGGCTGACCGTCCGGCTCTGGTGGCAAGGCGAATTCGGCAGCCTCGTCGCCCGATTGATCCAGCACGCCGAAGACATGGCCATCCACGACGGAAAGGAGGTGTCCGGACCGCCGCCGCTGTCGAGGCTGCTGCGCGAGACGATCCCGCGCAACGCGCGTGAGCCCGACAAACATCTTTCGCCGGTCATGGCCGGGGAGCTGTTCCGCTCGATCCTGACCGGCGGGCTCTACCCGCAATCGTTCCTGAACGCGATGATCAACCGCATCCGCGCCGACGGCGACGTCAATACGATCCGCGTCGCCGCGATCAAGGCGTGGTTGTCCCGCTACGCGCGCATTCATCGCGCCGACACGTTGAAGGAGGTGATCACCGTGGCGCTGAACAAGGAAACGACGCATCCCGCCTATCGCCTCGGCCGACTGTTCGCCGTCCTGGAGAAAGCGCAGGCTGACGCCGCCGGCGGCTACGACAAGCTGAACGCGACGATCAAGGACCGGTACTTCGGCGCGGCTTCCGCCACGCCTGCCGCCGTCTTCCCGCTGCTCATCCGGCTCGCCCAGCACCATATGGCGAAATCCGAGTACGGCCGACTTCGGGACATGGAAATACAGGAAATTCTCGACGGAATCGAAACGTTCCCGGCTTACCTGGACCTGATCCAGCAGGGACTGTTCGTGCTGGGCTATTATCATCAGAAAAACGAATTCTTCACCAAAAAATCTTGA
- a CDS encoding sporulation protein YhbH: MSSFIVSREDWSLHRKGYQDQARHREKVREAIRANLPELIAEESLLFSDGRRLVKVPIRSLEEYRFRFNAAKAKHVGHGRGATRVGDVVAADPSGSSGRPPDADGAGAGDMPGEDYVETEVGLDEIESALFEELELPYLERKEADAAQSPDIAFRDIRKTGISANLDKKRTILSHLLRRARRGERGPGRLSNDDLRFKTWTETDRPHSNAVVIAMMDTSGSMGPFEKYAARTFFFWMTRFLRTHYEQVDVAFIAHHAEAREVTEEEFFSKGESGGTVCSSAYQYALDMIDRRYSPSRYNVYTIHFSDGDNLASDNDRCVRLVGELLERSNLFGYGEINPYNRTSTLMTAFRHIRHERFRCSVIREKGEIYQALKTFFGNPKL; encoded by the coding sequence ATGTCGTCGTTCATCGTATCGCGTGAAGACTGGTCGCTTCACCGAAAAGGCTACCAGGACCAAGCCCGCCACCGGGAAAAAGTGCGGGAGGCGATCCGCGCCAACCTGCCGGAACTGATCGCCGAGGAAAGCCTCTTGTTCTCGGACGGCCGTCGTCTCGTCAAAGTGCCGATCCGCAGCTTAGAAGAATATCGTTTCCGCTTCAACGCGGCCAAAGCGAAACACGTCGGCCACGGCCGGGGAGCAACCCGCGTCGGCGACGTCGTCGCCGCGGACCCGTCCGGCTCCTCCGGTCGTCCGCCGGACGCCGACGGCGCCGGCGCGGGTGATATGCCCGGTGAAGACTACGTCGAGACGGAAGTCGGCCTGGACGAGATCGAATCCGCGCTGTTCGAAGAGCTTGAGCTGCCGTATCTCGAACGGAAAGAAGCCGACGCCGCCCAGTCGCCGGACATCGCATTCCGCGACATCCGTAAAACCGGGATTTCCGCCAATCTCGACAAAAAACGGACGATTCTCAGCCACCTTCTCCGCCGGGCGCGTCGCGGCGAACGCGGCCCCGGACGACTGTCGAACGACGATCTTCGCTTCAAAACGTGGACCGAAACCGACCGCCCGCATTCCAACGCCGTCGTCATCGCCATGATGGACACGTCGGGCTCGATGGGGCCGTTTGAGAAATACGCGGCGCGGACGTTCTTTTTCTGGATGACGCGTTTCCTGCGTACCCATTACGAACAGGTGGACGTCGCGTTCATCGCCCACCACGCGGAAGCCCGTGAAGTTACAGAAGAAGAATTTTTTTCAAAAGGAGAAAGCGGAGGAACGGTCTGTTCCTCCGCCTACCAGTACGCACTCGACATGATCGACCGCCGCTACTCGCCCTCGCGCTATAACGTCTACACGATCCATTTCTCCGACGGCGACAACCTGGCGTCGGACAACGACCGGTGCGTCCGGCTCGTCGGCGAACTGCTGGAGAGGTCCAACCTGTTCGGCTACGGGGAAATCAACCCTTACAACCGCACGAGCACGCTGATGACCGCCTTCCGCCACATTCGCCACGAACGGTTCCGCTGCTCAGTCATCCGCGAAAAGGGAGAAATTTATCAGGCGTTGAAAACGTTTTTCGGAAACCCGAAGCTTTAA
- a CDS encoding subtype I-C CRISPR-associated endonuclease Cas1: MRKLLNVLYVTSPDSYIACERENVVVRVQDREAFRIPVHNLEGIVTFGYAGVSPALIHLCCERGVAISFLKENGEFLGRIHGPVSGNVLLRRKQYRVADDAAGVKLAKRFIFAKIANCRAVLHRALRDHADELDEPLVRQTVRSLQSLLRLTLGAGDCDELRGLEGDAARKYFSAFQQLILHEKTFFRMNGRSRRPPLDPVNAMLSFCYTLLVHEVQAALESVGLDPAVGFLHRDRPGRPGLALDLMEELRPYLADRLVLSLINRRQVAPNGFRTQENGMVVMTADTRKQLITAWQKRKQEEIRHPYLNEKIPVGLLPYVQALLLARHLRGDLAEYPPFLWK, translated from the coding sequence ATGCGGAAACTGCTCAACGTCCTGTACGTCACCTCTCCCGACAGCTACATCGCCTGCGAGCGGGAAAACGTCGTCGTGCGCGTCCAGGACCGCGAGGCGTTCCGCATTCCGGTCCACAACCTTGAAGGCATCGTCACGTTCGGATACGCCGGCGTCAGCCCCGCGCTCATTCATCTTTGTTGCGAACGCGGCGTCGCGATCTCGTTCCTGAAGGAAAACGGCGAATTTCTCGGCCGCATCCACGGCCCGGTGTCGGGCAACGTCCTGCTCCGCCGCAAACAGTACCGGGTCGCCGACGATGCGGCCGGCGTCAAACTCGCCAAACGGTTCATTTTCGCCAAAATCGCCAACTGCCGCGCCGTGCTGCATCGTGCACTGCGCGACCATGCCGACGAACTCGACGAACCGCTCGTGCGGCAGACCGTCCGCTCGCTGCAATCGCTCCTGCGGCTGACGCTCGGCGCCGGCGACTGCGACGAACTGCGCGGCCTCGAAGGCGACGCCGCCCGCAAATATTTTTCGGCGTTCCAGCAACTCATCCTGCACGAAAAAACGTTTTTCCGCATGAACGGCCGCTCGCGCCGCCCGCCGCTCGATCCGGTCAACGCGATGCTGTCGTTCTGTTATACCTTGTTGGTCCATGAAGTGCAGGCCGCCTTGGAGTCCGTCGGCCTCGACCCGGCCGTCGGCTTCCTGCACCGCGACAGGCCCGGCCGCCCCGGCCTCGCCCTCGATCTGATGGAAGAACTTCGGCCCTACCTGGCGGACCGGCTCGTACTCTCGCTCATCAACCGCCGCCAGGTCGCGCCGAACGGCTTCCGCACCCAGGAAAACGGCATGGTCGTCATGACCGCCGACACGCGCAAACAACTGATCACCGCCTGGCAAAAGCGAAAGCAGGAAGAAATCCGCCATCCGTATCTGAATGAAAAAATCCCGGTCGGCCTTCTTCCTTACGTCCAGGCGCTCTTGCTCGCACGCCACCTGCGCGGTGATCTGGCGGAATACCCGCCTTTTCTGTGGAAATGA
- a CDS encoding CRISPR-associated endonuclease Cas2, with translation MMIVVTYDVSTADEAGKRRLRNVAKQCQDYGQRVQHSVFECVVDPLQYEQLKAKLAKLIDQERDSLRFYRLGSSWKNRVEHIGAKVPYDPEGLLLLE, from the coding sequence ATGATGATCGTCGTCACGTATGATGTCAGTACGGCGGATGAAGCAGGCAAACGCCGGCTCCGCAACGTCGCCAAACAATGCCAGGATTACGGTCAGCGCGTCCAGCATTCCGTGTTCGAGTGTGTCGTCGATCCGCTGCAGTACGAACAGTTGAAAGCTAAACTCGCCAAACTGATCGACCAGGAGCGCGACAGTCTCCGCTTTTACCGGCTCGGAAGCAGCTGGAAAAATCGCGTCGAGCATATCGGTGCCAAAGTTCCATATGACCCGGAAGGTCTTTTATTGTTGGAATAG